In Nerophis lumbriciformis linkage group LG04, RoL_Nlum_v2.1, whole genome shotgun sequence, a single window of DNA contains:
- the LOC133600007 gene encoding potassium channel subfamily K member 5-like: protein MADKGPFLTSCIIFYLSIGAAIFQILEEPNWESARSKYLLQKEDVLQKYPCLRKEDLDEILKVVSDAAGQGVSITGNKHHHMWDWGNSVIFAATIVTTIGYGNVAPKTKGGRVFCILYGLCGIPLCLVWISTLGSFFGDRAKRLSQVLIRRGVPVKRVQLICTAIFLLWGLFVHLVFPPLVFMSMEGWSYLEGLYFSFITLTTVGFGDYVAGVNPNIDYPRLYRVLSEIWIYMGLAWLSLFFSWNVNMVVEAHKVFKKRRYERKGKHVETPVDTPRTTVVDIFKFLSEKEEDYSTVIKEIGMTAPKVKAADVFNRSKSCSDILTTHIEKLDHSPRHGGPLSISEVFLNSLGGKKEESQEKCGTGEATESAGSDDTHGDGVSATSEGIEFNVAASTTQEGRSQLNESATRFTISKVEEEDLSHDEMG, encoded by the exons ATGGCTGATAAAGGCCCTTTTTTAACATCGTGTATCATCTTCTACTTGTCCATCGGAGCGGCGATATTCCAGATACTCGAAGAGCCCAACTGGGAGTCAGCCCGCAGCAAATATCTTCTTCAAAAGGAAGATGTTTTACAGAAGTACCCTTGCTTGAGGAAAGAAGATCTGGATGAGATTCTGAAG GTAGTGTCGGATGCTGCAGGCCAAGGTGTGTCTATCACAGGGAACAAACACCACCACATGTGGGATTGGGGCAACTCTGTCATCTTTGCTGCAACTATTGTCACAACGATAG GCTACGGTAACGTTGCTCCAAAAACCAAAGGAGGCCGTGTGTTCTGCATCCTGTACGGTCTGTGTGGGATTCCACTGTGTCTGGTGTGGATCAGCACACTGGGTTCGTTCTTTGGAGACCGAGCCAAACGCCTTTCCCAAGTTCTGATCCGTAGAGGCGTGCCAGTG AAACGTGTTCAGCTGATCTGCACAGCAATCTTCCTCTTATGGGGGCTCTTTGTGCACCTGGTGTTTCCGCCATTGGTTTTCATGTCCATGGAAGGATGGAGCTACTTGGAAGGCCTCTACTTTTCCTTCATAACTCTCACAACTGTTGGATTTGGGGATTATGTAGCAG GTGTGAATCCAAACATTGACTACCCGAGGCTGTACCGAGTGCTGTCAGAGATCTGGATCTACATGGGCCTGGCCTGGCTCTCGCTATTCTTCAGCTGGAACGTCAACATGGTCGTGGAGGCCCACAAGGTGTTTAAGAAGAGACGATACGAACGCAAAGGCAAACACGTTGAGACGCCCGTTGACACGCCCAGAACGACCGTCGTCGACATATTTAAGTTCTTATCAGAGAAAGAGGAAGACTACAGCACCGTCATCAAGGAGATCGGAATGACGGCACCGAAGGTCAAAGCGGCCGATGTTTTCAATCGCTCCAAGAGCTGCAGCGACATCTTGACCACCCACATCGAGAAGCTGGATCACTCGCCGCGGCACGGAGGGCCGTTGAGCATCAGCGAAGTGTTTCTGAACTCTTTGGGCGGCAAAAAGGAAGAAAGCCAAGAGAAGTGCGGGACGGGAGAAGCAACAGAGAGCGCGGGTAGCGACGACACACACGGCGATGGCGTCAGCGCCACGAGTGAGGGCATTGAATTTAATGTAGCAGCCTCAACAACGCAGGAAGGAAGGTCACAACTTAACGAGAGTGCCACTCGGTTCACAATTAGCAAAGTAGAAGAGGAAGATTTATCTCACGATGAAATGGGGTAg